One part of the Aspergillus fumigatus Af293 chromosome 7, whole genome shotgun sequence genome encodes these proteins:
- a CDS encoding ACT domain-containing protein: MSLPTKGEQNLPTLLASMRPTVHLETFVFLTTTQPIENLPLQSLKPEMLFQEDEGLSIITTKDLAESHGLLDYTFPCKKISLTVHSSLEAVGLIAAISSKLASHGISTNVVSGYFHDHIFVPLGQEDAALQVLQDMMKAAESTIQKEPSLLHDLSN, from the coding sequence ATGTCTTTGCCAACGAAAGGAGAACAAAACCTCCCCACCCTCCTAGCGTCGATGCGACCTACAGTACACCTAGAGACGTTTGTCTTTCTCACCACAACACAGCCAATTGAAAATCTTCCCCTTCAGTCTCTGAAACCAGAGATGCTATTTCAAGAAGACGAGGGATTGAGCATCATCACCACGAAAGATCTGGCCGAGTCACATGGATTGCTCGACTACACCTTTCCATGCAAGAAGATCTCATTGACGGTGCATTCCAGTCTGGAGGCCGTAGGACTAATTGCTGCGATCTCGTCGAAGCTCGCTAGTCATGGAATTAGCACCAATGTTGTCAGTGGGTATTTCCACGATCACATCTTCGTGCCTCTAGGACAGGAGGATGCTGCTTTGCAGGTGCTGCAGGACATGATGAAGGCAGCAGAGTCAACAATACAGAAAGAACCATCCCTGTTACATGATTTGTCAAATTGA
- the aaaA gene encoding ATP-binding protein — MRYGRRSRDIIPSEDSESDIMEVINDNVIVASKKDTEDNADDMAETVKYAPPGTICEVHNLYQSKRDDNGRTSWTKKKPDDLPSTGEDPESAQYALIVRHVKCYDGRKPLQIHSIVVQSERLKKVLGEVLDGYPGVTMTLERVEFRSPFKPFVHRWERFASARDQELDSRSYGIRLPVKMILVLNGVVTHDLLWTIFEPEDEIFSMVGGRPRAFRFKSGETNCRTGAFDLEAQYIDFDGEDFGFRDKDFEVVPFGGTMPITALPVFPLRHHSDQISIRDALIARGAVWETYKGYHFKYYEGLAVGRYMRREFKFNIKSRIIIDAEAFNTFNPDESVSVYPTCGKELTDDERLLAAPTLRGYSLKEKRWLEFNLDSVKEIVWDAQAFDSLVLPQDQQDLKTLILAFANAQSKQADSFDDVVQGKGRGIIMQLSGPPGVGKTLTAESVAEVMKVPLYVMSAGDLGTSASRVEEALKDILRMVPKWGAVLLLDEADVFMEARNSTDLWRNELVSIFLRMLEYYEGILFLTTNRAGNIDPAFESRIHVSIVYPDLDMTSRRHIWQQFLTRTAGTEQFSDEQLETLAGVSLNGRQIKNVLKTAHLLAWSQEKPLAYEHLQTVLKLREATLPTANGV, encoded by the exons ATGCGGTACGGACGTCGTTCTCGGGACATCATTCCTTCCGAAGACAGTGAGTCGGACATAATGGAGGTCATCAACGACAACGTCATTGTCGCCAGCAAGAAAGATACGGAAGACAATGCAGATGACATGGCCGAAACTGTCAAGTATGCCCCCCCAGGGACGATCTGCGAGGTACACAACCTCTACCAGTCCAAACGCGATGACAATGGTCGCACTTCGTggaccaagaagaagcccgaTGATCTCCCCAGCACAGGTGAGGACCCGGAGTCGGCTCAGTATGCTCTCATTGTCCGCCATGTCAAGTGCTACGACGGTCGCAAACCTCTTCAAATCCACTCCATTGTTGTGCAGAGCGAGCGGCTGAAGAAAGTCCTCGGAGAAGTACTCGATGGCTATCCAGGCGTGACCATGACCTTGGAACGAGTGGAATTCCGCAGTCCTTTCAAGCCTTTCGTTCATCGATGGGAGCGATTTGCGAGTGCGCGTGACCAGGAGCTAGACTCG AGGAGCTACGGGATACGATTGCCCGTAAAAATGATCCTTGTGCTCAACGGTGTCGTCACCCACGATCTGCTCTGGACCATCTTCGAgcccgaggatgagatctTCAGTATGGTTGGCGGTCGCCCCCGAGCCTTTCGGTTCAAGTCAGGAGAGACAAATTGTCGGACCGGCGCATTTGATCTTGAAGCCCAATACATTGATTTCGACGGTGAGGACTTCGGTTTCCGCGACAAGGACTTCGAAGTGGTACCGTTTGGTGGCACCATGCCCATCACGGCTCTTCCGGTGTTTCCCCTAAGACATCATAGTGACCAGATATCCATTCGTGACGCCTTGATCGCTCGTGGAGCAGTCTGGGAGACTTACAAGGGGTATCATTTCAAGTATTACGAAGGCCTGGCTGTTGGTCGGTACATGAGAAGGGAATTCAAGTTCAACATCAAAAgccgcatcatcatcgacgcGGAGGCATTCAACACCTTCAACCCAGACGAGTCTGTCTCAGTGTACCCTACTTGTGGAAAGGAACTTACTGATGACGAGCGACTGCTGGCCGCTCCCACTTTGCGTGGATATTCGCTCAAAGAGAAACGGTGGCTGGAGTTCAATCTTGACAGTGTCAAGGAGATCGTGTGGGATGCACAAGCCTTCGATTCCCTGGTACTGCCGCAGGATCAACAGGATCTCAAGACACTGATTCTGGCCTTTGCCAACGCGCAGTCCAAACAAGCGGATTCGTTTGACGACGTGGTCCAGGGCAAAGGGCGCGGAATCATCATGCAACTGAGCGGGCCGCCGGGTGTCGGTAAGACACTCACTGCGGAGAGCGTTGCCGAAGTGATGAAGGTACCGCTGTATGTGATGAGCGCGGGAGATCTAGGGACTTCGGCCTCGAGGGTAGAGGAGGCGTTGAAGGATATCCTTCGGATGGTTCCCAAGTGGGGAGCAGTGCTTCTGCTCGATGAAGCGGATGTGTTCATGGAAGCCCGCAACTCAACGGACTTGTGGAGAAATGAGCTGGTGTCGATCTTTCTACGCATGCTGGAGTATTACGAG ggcatcctcttcctcactACCAACCGCGCTGGGAACATTGATCCAGCTTTTGAATCTCGAATCCACGTCTCCATCGTCTACCCAGATTTGGACATGACTTCCCGTCGCCATATCTGGCAGCAGTTCCTGACTCGCACTGCAGGGACTGAACAATTCTCCGACGAACAGCTGGAGACCTTGGCCGGGGTGTCGTTGAATGGCAGACAGATCAAGAATGTGCTCAAGACAGCCCATTTGCTGGCATGGTCGCAGGAGAAGCCGCTTGCTTACGAGCATTTACAAACAGTACTCAAGCTCAGGGAGGCTACGTTGCCTACTGCAAATGGGGTTTGA